The genomic interval TCCTGGCGAGGATCTTCCGAAAAGCGGCCGTGGACTTCTGCTGTCCTGAGGAAACGTTCCAGACCATCCTGCATCCTGGCCATGGCCTGCGGCGGCAAGAAGGGCGGATGCAGGGCGTTGAGGTTCAGCTTGGTATTGGTAGGAGTGATGGTGATCCGGATGCCGTCTTCTTGCCAGCGGGGCAGGCTCAGGGGGGGATCTGTAGCACCGATGTGATCGGAGAAGCTGCTGATGATTTCCAGGGCTTTGTGCACCGCGGCTTCGGCCTGGAAAGCGGCGTTGGCCGACTGCAGAAGCAGAACGTGCTCTTCTTCAGCCAGAGCGGCGTGGTGGACGACCCGCAGGGTCACGGTGCTGAAAAGGAGCAGGGTGACAAGCACCAGGACCAGCACGGAACCAGGGCAGCGCGGTGAGCGGTCAATGCGGTGCATGATGTTCCAAAGGCAGGCGGTGGATGATCTCCCAGGAGGTTCGCGCACCGGTGGGGAGCAGCTCAAGGCGCAGGCCGGCCGGGGCTGGGCGCTCTGATTCCAGCAGCCACGACCTCGCATTCACCCAGCGGCCCTCACTCAGGTCGTGGAAGGCCAACGTCGCGTCTTGCAGATCCGAGATCATCAGCAGTTCCAGGGCATAGTCCAGTTCCGGCTGTTCCTCGATACGGCGGACCTGGCGACGTGAAAAATCCCAGGTGACGGTCACGGGTAAAGGACCGGGAACCAGATGATTGGCCACGGTCTCCAGGGTAAACCCGTGCTCCGTGATGGTCAGTTCCGTTTCCGGGATTTTTCCCCGGAGATCCATGCTTAATAATCGCTGCAGAACAATCCGGGTACGCTGGCGTTCCACGGTGTCCTCCAGGGCCGAAGAGGCCACAAGTCCGCGTCCAAGGACCGTCGCAAGCATGGCGGTGAGCAATCCGGCCACCACCAGCGCCACCAGGATTTCCACCAGGGTAAAGCCTGGGTGGAAGTGCCTGGCGCGGAGGCCTGGGTACAATCTTGCGGCGGTTTGTCGCGGCATGGTTTTGAAGGTCCTGGTCATCGTTCCTGGTCGATTTTCCCGACTACAGCTCTGGTAACAGCTTCATGGCGAAGCCAGCGGCCAGGACCATTTTGTTTCCTGTCCCTGCACACGGGTGGTCAGTGTCAGCCATGGGGAAGGACGCTCCGCGGATGGCGGGCTGGTGGTGATCCAGGCGGAGGAAGGGGCCTGGCCAAAGGGTGGTGTCACGCTGGAGGCAAGCCCATTGGATGAGACCAAGCTGGAAGTTTCGAGGCCGATATTCCGGCCCATGAGTGCCTCCTGGGCCGTGTTCAGGTGCAGCCAGAGGACATCGGCCCGGCCGGCCTGGTTCAGACCGTACTGTTGCATGGCGAGCAAGCCGGAGGCCAGGATGGCGGCAATGACCAGGGCAACCAGGACCTCCACCAGGGTGAATCCTTTTGCGGCGTCCATGACTTTTAGGGCGTCCAGTGCAGGATCGGGGTGGATGGTGCAGGATGCACGTCTCTTGGCCGGAGCCATGGTCATGGGCGATGCTCCGGGCTCAGCCGGGTGGCCAGGTCCACGGTGGTCCAGCGCTCTCCACCCGGAAAGTGCAGCTCAAGCCGGTCCATATGCCCTTGGGGATAGACGCGGAATTCGCTCATAGGGTGGGGACACGGAGCCCCATTCACGAGACAGCGGCTCGGAGGGTGCGGCATGCGCTGTACGGACTCGTTCCAGGACAGGGCGCCGAGAATCGGGTCCAGGCGAATAATCTGAAACATTCCGGTTTGCAGGGCCGCATCCTGAGCCTGGGCCAGCAGCGTGTTTATCTCATACAACGGCGTGTCCCTGGTTGAGGGGCGGGTGGGGTCTAGTCTGGGTAACAAGGTGAACCAGCCCAGTCCGACGATGAACAGCACGATGAGCAACTCCACCAGGGTCAGGCCCGCGAAGGCGCGGCGGTGGGAAGGGAAGCGGTTCAATCGTTCAGTTCCCAGCTGTTGATGTCTTGAGCGAAACCGGTTCCCCCCTCCTTGCCGTCCGCACCCAGGCTGGTGATTTCATATTCCCGCCCCTGCTGACCTGGGGAGCGATAGCGGTATTCGTTCCCCCATGGGTCTCTGGGTACGGTGGACGATTCCAGGTATCCGCCATCCCGGAAGTTGCGGGGCAGCGGGGCAATCTCGGGTCTGCGAATCAAGGCCGCAAGTCCCTGCTCTGTGGTGGGGTAGACGCCGTTGTCCAGGCGGTACAAGCGCAGTGCGGATTCAAGGGTACGGAT from Desulfonatronum thioautotrophicum carries:
- a CDS encoding PilW family protein produces the protein MPRQTAARLYPGLRARHFHPGFTLVEILVALVVAGLLTAMLATVLGRGLVASSALEDTVERQRTRIVLQRLLSMDLRGKIPETELTITEHGFTLETVANHLVPGPLPVTVTWDFSRRQVRRIEEQPELDYALELLMISDLQDATLAFHDLSEGRWVNARSWLLESERPAPAGLRLELLPTGARTSWEIIHRLPLEHHAPH
- a CDS encoding type II secretion system protein; the encoded protein is MTMAPAKRRASCTIHPDPALDALKVMDAAKGFTLVEVLVALVIAAILASGLLAMQQYGLNQAGRADVLWLHLNTAQEALMGRNIGLETSSLVSSNGLASSVTPPFGQAPSSAWITTSPPSAERPSPWLTLTTRVQGQETKWSWPLASP
- a CDS encoding type II secretion system protein — encoded protein: MNRFPSHRRAFAGLTLVELLIVLFIVGLGWFTLLPRLDPTRPSTRDTPLYEINTLLAQAQDAALQTGMFQIIRLDPILGALSWNESVQRMPHPPSRCLVNGAPCPHPMSEFRVYPQGHMDRLELHFPGGERWTTVDLATRLSPEHRP
- the gspG gene encoding type II secretion system major pseudopilin GspG → MRHQSGFSLIELMIVVVILGLMATLLVPRIMDRPDEARVTKAKMDIRTLESALRLYRLDNGVYPTTEQGLAALIRRPEIAPLPRNFRDGGYLESSTVPRDPWGNEYRYRSPGQQGREYEITSLGADGKEGGTGFAQDINSWELND